Proteins encoded together in one Lathyrus oleraceus cultivar Zhongwan6 chromosome 5, CAAS_Psat_ZW6_1.0, whole genome shotgun sequence window:
- the LOC127087174 gene encoding factor of DNA methylation 4 gives MYRKSQHTRESDLKYYQRRYFNELKDDYYKLEIYDSIIRCPFCLNKDYYSLSDLLRHASRIAGDLHGETVKEIAKHSALERYLDFKISDDKSHVRNVDTDKSHVRNVDTDKSLHVNSAKDKLPRVNVVDDKSLNVCIDKAQSVNANAVKDRSLDVDIAKNKSAIDIVNTAEDEFVWPWMVVLANNVTNYDPKSGKYIGKSHKKIKDDLYAKGFQPPKVTALWNNKGQTPFVIVEFGKEWDGFNNALKLESSFEADRCGKRDYMDLRERGDKLFGWMARRDDYNFRDIVGKHLRDNGDLKTVSGKEAEDNRKALKLVSGLANTLKQKNKELEQTASKYDEASVFLTKVMDQKEEMLEHFNKEISNMRNAERNYVENVTKDHEKAMLELEARRNELMSREKNLQKRQADNHNERDRLYHEKKNNEMAIAEQQKADNKMMRLAEEHQKEKEKLHKKIHDLERGLDAKQALELEVERLRGAFHVMNHIGETDLEEKKKLDEIKMDLREKEEELEGVEDLQQTLVILERKTNDELQDARKKLISWIGCPQNTSRVIISVKRMGDLDVKPFVEASKRKFPAEGNGKAAQRKLAEERKMKALEWCSQWDEYVRDSSWHPYKIVTDKEGNPKEILDENDEKLKSLRDELGDEVYDSVATALKELNEYNPSGRYPVPELWNFREGRKASLKEGVAHLMRQWKLSKQKRA, from the exons ATGTACAGAAAATCACAACATACTCGTGAGTCTGATTTGAAATACTACCAGCGTAGATATTTCAATGAGTTGAAAGATGATTACTATAAACTCGAAATCTACGACTCAATAATTAGGTGTCCGTTCTGTTTAAACAAGGATTATTACTCTTTGAGTGATCTTTTGAGACATGCTTCAAGGATTGCTGGTGATTTGCATGGCGAGACTGTCAAAGAAATTGCTAAGCACTCTGCCCTTGAAAGGTATCTTGACTTTAAAATTTCTGATGATAAGTCGCATGTTAGGAATGTTGATACCGATAAGTCGCATGTTAGGAATGTTGATACCGATAAGTCGCTTCATGTGAATAGTGCTAAAGATAAGTTACCTAGAGTGAATGTTGTTGATGATAAGTCACTTAATGTTTGTATTGATAAGGCTCAGTCAGTTAATGCGAATGCTGTTAAGGATCGGTCACTTGATGTTGATATTGCTAAGAATAAGTCAGCCATTGATATTGTGAATACTGCTGAAGATGAGTTTGTCTGGCCTTGGATGGTAGTTCTGGCAAACAATGTTACAAACTATGACCCGAAGTCTGGTAAGTATATAGGGAAGAGTCATAAGAAAATTAAGGATGATCTGTACGCTAAAGGGTTTCAGCCGCCGAAAGTTACTGCACTGTGGAATAATAAAGGGCAAACACCGTTTGTGATTGTTGAATTTGGAAAAGAATGGGACGGTTTCAACAATGCTTTGAAGCTAGAAAGCAGCTTTGAAGCAGACCGTTGTGGGAAGAGAGATTACATGGATTTAAGGGAGCGAGGAGATAAACTCTTTGGGTGGATGGCACGTAGAGATGACTATAATTTCAGGGATATTGTGGGCAAACACCTCCGGGATAATGGGGATTTGAAAACTGTTTCTGGAAAAGAAGCTGAGGATAATAGGAAAGCCTTGAAGCTTGTATCTGGTTTGGCTAACACTTTAAAGCAGAAGAACAAGGAATTAGAACAAACAGCTAGCAAGTATGACGAGGCTAGTGTGTTCCTAACAAAAGTGATGGATCAAAAAGAGGAGATGCTTGAACACTTTAACAAAG AAATAAGCAACATGCGGAACGCTGAACGCAATTATGTGGAAAATGTAACCAAGGATCATGAAAAAGCCATGCTGGAACTGGAGGCCCGGAGGAACGAACTAATGTCGCGTGAAAAGAATCTGCAGAAGCGTCAAGCAGATAATCATAATGAGAGAGATAGGCTATATCATGAGAAGAAAAAT AATGAGATGGCCATAGCAGAGCAACAGAAGGCTGATAACAAAATGATGCGTTTGGCTGAAGAACATCAG aaagagaaagagaaactTCACAAGAAAATTCATGACCTAGAGAGAGGACTTGATGCTAAACAAGCATTGGAATTGGAAGTTGAACGGCTGAGAGGAGCTTTCCATGTAATGAATCACATTGGAGAAACTGATCTGGAAGAGAAGAAAAAACTGGATGAGATCAAAATGGATCTGCGTGAAAAGGAAGAAGAATTAGAAGGGGTGGAAGATCTTCAACAAACATTGGTTATTCTAGAGCGCAAAACTAATGACGAGTTGCAAGATGCTCGCAAAAAATTAATAAGT TGGATTGGCTGCCCCCAGAACACTTCTCGGGTCATTATTTCTGTGAAAAGGATGGGAGATCTTGATGTTAAGCCGTTTGTGGAGGCATCCAAGAGAAAGTTTCCAGCTGAAGGGAATGGGAAAGCAGCTCAGAGAAAACTTGCCGAAGAAAGGAAAATGAAAGCACTTGAGTGGTGCTCACAGTGGGATGAATATGTTAGAGATTCAAGCTGGCATCCGTACAAAATTGTAACTGATAAAGAAGGGAATCCAAAG GAAATTTTAGATGAAAATGATGAAAAGCTGAAAAGTTTGAGAGATGAACTGGGAGATGAGGTGTATGATTCAGTAGCTACAGCTCTGAAGGAATTAAATGAATACAATCCTAGTGGGAGATATCCAGTACCTGAACTCTGGAATTTTAGGGAAGGAAGGAAGGCTTCGTTGAAAGAGGGTGTTGCCCATTTGATGAGGCAATGGAAGTTGTCAAAACAAAAGAGAGCTTGA